The Pseudomonadota bacterium genome contains the following window.
TGATGGCGCTGAGCTGTTCGGCGCCGAACCACATCATCTTCTTCGGCACGCAGCCACGGATGACACAGGTGCCCCCCATCCGGTCGCGCTCGATCAACGCGGTACGGGCGCCGTAACTGGCGGCACGCTGCGCAACGGACAGTCCGCCGCTGCCGCCGCCGATGGCGATCAGGTCAAAGTGCTTGTCGGACATGTCATCTTCGCTCGTGTGGTGGTGGTTCTTGGAGTTCTGGCATTATGGCGTGGCGCCCAATGCCCGCAACCTCAGCCCATGACTGACAGTTCCCTGTCGCCAGATATCCCCACGCGGCTCTTCGCCAACTGGCGCGCCCGCCTGCCGGATTTCTACGCGCTGACGCGCATCGACCGGCCGATCGGCATCCTGCTGCTGGGCTGGTCAATGCTCTGGGGCCTTTGGGTAGGTGCGGACGGCTGGCCGGGATTCAAGCTGTTCGTGATTTTCTCGCTCGGCTGCGTGCTCACCCGCTCGGCCGGGTGCTGCATCAACGACTACGCCGACCGGCACTTCGACGGCCACGTCGCGCGCACCGCCAAGCGGCCGCTGGCCACCGGCCGGGTGCTGCCGAGCGAGGCGCTCTGGCTCGCCGCCGGCATGACCGGCCTCGCCGGCCTGTTGGTGCTGTTCACCAACGCGACCACCGTCCAGCTCGCCCTGATCGCAGCCGCCCTGGCCGCCGTCTACCCGTTTTGCAAACGTGTCACCCATTTGCCGCAACTGGTGCTCGGTGCGGCGTTCGGCATGAGCATCCCGATGGCGTTTGCCGCCACCACGGGCAGCGTGCCGGCTGTCGGCTGGGCGCTTTTTGCCGTGTCGCTGCTGTGGTCGACCGCGTACGACACCCAGTACGCGATGACGGACCGCGACGACGACATCAAGATCGGCATCAAATCGACCGCGATCCTCCTCGGTCGGTGGGACGTGCTCGCCGTTGCCGCGATGCAGGCGGCCGTGATCGCCGGGCTGGCGGCCATCGGGCTTGGTCTCGGTTACGGGGTGTTCTGGTGGCTCGGTCTGCTGGTTGCAGCGGGCCTCGCGGTCTACCAGATCGCGCTGATCCGCGACCGCGATCCGGCGCGCTGTTTCACCGCGTTCCTCAACAACCACTACCTCGGCATGGCGGTCTTCGCCGGGCTCGCCGTCGACCGCGCCCTCGCCGGCTGACCCCGATGACGCTCTCGCACACCGACGCGGTTGCGCGGCTGATCGCAGCACACCGCGCCGCTGCCGCAGACGGACCGCCCGACGACGCCGACGTGCTCGCCTCGCTGCAACTCGCGGCCAGCGGCCTGCAGAAGGCCGATTGGCGCGAGTCCGACCCCGCACACCCGGTTCAGGTCGTGGTGTTCGGCCCGACCCAGTCGGGCAAGAGCACCGCCGTCAACCTGTTGCTTGACGCCGAGGCGGCCGGGGTGTCGGCGCTCGCGGGCCACACGGTGCACGCGCAGGCCTTCCACCAGGGGCACACCGGCACGGCGCAGCTCGACACCTTCTTCGAGGGCTACGAGGCGACGACCCCGGACGCGCTGACGGCCGAGGCCCTCGCGGTGTGGTCCAGCCAGGCGGTGGCCGGTGGCGACGCCCCGAGGACCGTCTGGGACACACCCGACTTCGACTCGCTGCGCTCGGACACCTACCTCGATGCCGTGGCCCGCAGCCTCGGTCTCGCCGACGTGCTGCTGCTGGTGGTCAGCAAGGACAAATACGCCGACCACCGCGTCTGGGAGTGGCTCGACCTGGTCGCGCCGCTCGGCAAACCGCTCGTCGTGTGCGTCAACAAGGTGGACGAGTCCAGTCGAGAGGTGGTCGTTGAGGCCCTGCTCGCCCGGCTCGCGTCACACCCGGCCGGCGACCCCATGCCCCAGGTGGTGTTGATGCCGTGGTTCGACGCCGAACAGGGCCCACCCGAACTGGAGGTCACGGCCTTGCGGCGGGCAGTCGACGACGCCGTGCAACAGGCGCGCGCGCGCCCCGCACGGGCTGGCGCGCAGGCCCTGATCGAGCGCTGCTGGTCGCGCTGGACCGACCCGCTGGCGGCCGAACTCGGCGCGCGCGCCGCCTTTCGCGCCGAAGTGCAGGACAGCGCCGACCGGGTGCTCGCGGTCTACCGCAGCGATTTCCTCGAGCACCCGGAACACTACGAAACCTTCCAGGCCAGCCTCGCCGAGATGCTGCAGTTGCTCGAGGTACCGGGCCTCGCGGGCGTGCTCGGTCAGACGCGGCGTCTGGTGACCTGGCCGGTGCGCACCGTGTTCGGTCTTGCCAAACGCAGCCGCAGCAGCACACGACCCGAGAGCTACGAACTCAGCCTGTTGCAAGACCGGCACAGCGAAGCGCTGGCCGGTCTGATCGACTTCGCCCTGGTCGAGGCAACCTCGGGTGGCGATCGCGCCGACTGGTGGCGCGCAGCGAGCCAGCGGTTGCGCGCCGACCGCGCCGACCGGGAAGCGGCATTCGAAGCCGAAATCGTGCGATATCGACGGGATTTCGAACCGGAGATCCAGGCCGCAGCCCAGCAGCTTTACGCGGGCCTGCAGGATCAACCCGCCGTGCTCAACAGTCTGCGTGCCGCGCGCTTCACCGCCGACGCGGCGGGCGTCGCCTTTGCGGTCAAAACCGGTGGCGTGGGCCTCGCCGACCTCGCCATCGCGCCTGCGATGCTGTCGGTGACCACGCTGTTGACCGAGAGCGCGCTCGGGAAGTACATCGACACGGTGATGAACACACTGCGGGACAAGCAATTCGATGCCGTCAGGACGCGCCTGATCGACGCCGAGTTCGTCGCCGGCATGGACCGGGCGCTGGACGCACTCGACGGGCCCGGCCTCTACCGTGTCGACGAGGGCGATTTCCAGGCGATCGCCGCTGCACTGGGACACGCTTCATGAGTGACGTGAACACCACACTGAACGCCATGCAGGCCTGGTCCGCGCGCGCCCACGAGCAGGGCTGGCTGCCCGATACCGTGCACGCGGCGATCCTGAACCACACGCCGCACGACCCGACAACACTCTTCGCCGACGGTGCGGTGTCGCCGCTGGTGTTGGCCTTCTTCGGCGGTACTGGCGTCGGCAAGAGCAGCCTGCTCAACCGCCTGGCAGGCGAAGACGTCGCGCGAAGCAGTGCCATCCGGCCAACCTCGCGTGAGGTCACGCTCTACGTGCACCAGGACGTGGCGCTCGCCGACCTGCCCGAGGGCATCCCGGTTGAGCTCACCACAGTCACACGCCACCGACAGGACGCGCACCGCAACACCCTCTGGATCGACACGCCCGACATCGACTCGGTCGTGACCACCCACCGCGACCAGGTGTTGGCCTGGCTGCCGTACATCGACCTGCTGGTCTACGTGGTCAACCCCGAGCGCTACCGCGACGACGCGGGTTGGGACCTGTTGAAGGCGCACCGCCACCGTCACGCCTGGGCCTTCGTGATCAACCACTGGGACCGCGGTGACCCGGCTCAGCGCGACGATTTCGTGAACGTGCTCGCGCGCGCGGCGTTCGAGAACCCGGCCGTCTTTTGCACCGATTGCCGTGACGGCGGCGCACCCGACGACGACTTTGACGCGCTGCAGGCACACGTGGCCTCGCACAGCGACGCCATGGCAATTGCGGCGGCACGCCAACGCAGCGAGGCCACCGAGCAGGCGGCGCAAGCGGCGTTGCGCGACGCCTGCCGCGACGCCCTCGGCACGGACGCGGCCTGGTCCGAACTCGAGCGTGCCCTCGCGCGCAGCCAGGCGGCATTCGCGGCGCACTGCGAGACCGACACCGCCATCAGCCGGGAGCACCTGCTGCACCGGCTCTTCCCCACAGACCCACCGCCGTTCTGGCGACAGGTGCTCGGTGACACCGACCGACCCGCCACGGCCGTGTCCGAGGTGTCGCTCTGGACCGAGCGCAGTCAGTCGCGTCTGGCGGGCCGCCTGGACGAGCTGCTGATCGCCGCCAGCGATCGGCACCTGCCGACCGTGCCGCTGCGACGCGCACTGCAGCGGGCCACCGAAGACGCCGGTGTGGACATCGACGGTCAGGCGACCCAGGCGCTCGTTGCTGCACTGGAACAGCCGGGCACCGCGCTCCAACGCGCCGCGGTGACACTGGCCCAGGGCGTGACAATCGCGCTGCCTCTGGTGGCCCTGGTCTGGGTCGGTTGGCGGGTCGTGCAGGGCTTTGTTTCCGGGGCCGCCGACGAGACGGCGTACCTCGGCTTCGATTTCCTGACCAACAGCGCCATGCTGATCGCGCTCAGCGCCGCCCTCCCCGCGGTGGTCGCTGCGGCGGTGCGGCCGTCACCGCGCCGCGCAGCCCAACGGGCCCTGCACCGCGGCGTCACCGCGGGCTGCGCCGCCATTGACCAGGGGCTGGCGGAACAACTTGCGCGAGTCAAAGCCGAACGCGACCGGTTGCTCGAGACGCTCTGAGCCGCTGCCTGAGCCGCTACCCGGGCCAACCGCCGCGTCAGACAACTGACGCAAGCCGCCCGACGCGGCTCACACCGCCCGCCCCGCACCCGGTACGCGGGCCAGACACAGGACCGTGACCGAGCCGTAGCCCGCGCGTTTGCACGCGCGTGATAACGCTGCGAGCGTTGCCCCGGTGGTGTAGATGTCGTCCACCAGAATCGCGTGGCGCCCGGCCTCGGGCACCGTCGGCACGGTGAAGGCATCGCGCAGATTCCGCCGCCGCGCCGGGGCGTCCAACCCGACCTGTGACACGGTGTCTCGCACCCGCATCGCCCCCGTCCGACACTGCAGGTTGCGGGCGCGTGCGACGTCGCGCGCCAACGACGCCGCGTGGTTAAACCCGCGTTGTGCAAGGCGTTTTCGGTGCATGGGCACCGCCAGCACGTCGCCCTGCGCACCCGCGGGCAGCGCGTCGACCAACAGCCTGCCGCAGAGCTTGCCAGCACAGCGATCGCCGGCGTACTTGAACCGGTGGATCAGGTGGTCAATCGGCATCTCGTAGCGCAGCGCTACCCATGCCGCGTCCCAGGGCGGCGGTTTTTGCAAGCACTGCCCACAGCAATCGCCGTGGGCGAGTTCAGTTGCACACAATCGGCAACAGCGGCCAACACGCGGCAAGTCGTTTCCGCAGCTTTGGCACAGATCCTGAAACGCGTGTCCCCGAGCGTCGCAGAACCAACACCGGTGAGGCCACGCTTCCTCGATCACACGGCGGCACTGCGCCAGGGCACCGCGAACACCGCATCGCTCAGGCACCGTTGCCACCTCCGCTCGACGGAAGTGAGCTTGCCGACGGAACTGCGCAGTAATCACTTTTTCCGTGGATCAGAACCACACCGATAGCCGACCCGACGTGAACTGCACACGCGCAGCGCAGCCGGCCTATCACTGGAGTTTTACACAATGCAAAAGGCAATCTTGGTTTCGGCACTGGCAGCCACGCTGTACGGCTGCGGCATAACCCCGAAAAGTGCGGCCGACGCATGCGCGCCGGGCGACGGCTACGTCGTCGACGGCAGCGGGGACACCATTGTGCTGACGGCAGCCGGTGAACGACTGCGTACAGGCTACTGGAAAGCTGATATTCACGGTCCGGACTGCGAAGCCGAAACCGCCGTCCCGGTGACAGCGACCACATCGGACGGAGACGGCGACGGTGACAGTGACGACACCGACAGCGACACCGCTGCGGCGGCCGGTTCTGGCGAAGTGGAACGCGTGCGCATCGACGCCCGTGTGTTGTTCGGCTTCGACAGCGCGGTCCTGACCGACGCGGGCAAGATCGAACTCGACCTGTTGATCTCCGACATGCAACAGCTCGACGCCATCGAGAGTGTGCTGGTGATCGGCCACACCGACAGCATCGGCTCGACCTCATACAATCAGATGCTTTCTGAGCGGCGCGCTGCCAGCGTGCGGGACTACATCGCCGCAAACCTCAGCATCGACGACATCACGGCCGAAGGCCGCGGCGAGGCCGAACCGATTGCCGACAACAGCACCGAAGCCGGACGCGAACGCAACCGCCGCGTGGAAGTGCTGGTCGACGGCACCACCGAGGACGCCCAGCAAGTGGCCAAGGAGCCGGTGGAAAACAAGGTCTCCGAGCTGATCAAGAAACTCACGGGCGGTTGACCTGCCGACCGCCGCGCGGCGCACACCGCGCCCGCGCGCAGCGACCCGAGAGGGCGGCCACCGGCCGCCCTTTTTTGTGCCGGCGATCACGTCAGCCACCCGCGCTCGGCCAACGACACCGTGTCGGACACACCGACGACGAGGTGGTCCAGTACCCGCACCGACACCAGCGCCAGTGCGCGGCGCAGGGCGCCGGTGATGTCACGGTCGGCCGCGCTCGGTTCCGCGCAGCCACTCGGGTGGTTGTGCGCAAAAATCACCGCGGCGGCGTTGACCGCAAGAGCCCGCTTGACCACCTCGCGCGGATACACGCTTGCACTGTCGAGCGTGCCGCGGAACAGCACCTCGAAGGCGAGCACCCGGTGACGGTTGTCGAGCCACAGGCAGGCGAACACCTCGTGCGACAGGTGCGCGAGCTCGGCACGCAGCACGTCGGCCGCAGCATGGGGGTTGTCCAGACCGGTGCGGGTGTCTACCGCAGCCCAGAGGCACCGGCGGTTGATCTCGGCGCACGCCTGCAACACCGACCAGGTCGCCTGACCGACACCGGGCTGCGCGCACAGGGCTGACTGGTCGGCCGCCATCACCGCACG
Protein-coding sequences here:
- the ubiA gene encoding 4-hydroxybenzoate octaprenyltransferase, translated to MTDSSLSPDIPTRLFANWRARLPDFYALTRIDRPIGILLLGWSMLWGLWVGADGWPGFKLFVIFSLGCVLTRSAGCCINDYADRHFDGHVARTAKRPLATGRVLPSEALWLAAGMTGLAGLLVLFTNATTVQLALIAAALAAVYPFCKRVTHLPQLVLGAAFGMSIPMAFAATTGSVPAVGWALFAVSLLWSTAYDTQYAMTDRDDDIKIGIKSTAILLGRWDVLAVAAMQAAVIAGLAAIGLGLGYGVFWWLGLLVAAGLAVYQIALIRDRDPARCFTAFLNNHYLGMAVFAGLAVDRALAG
- a CDS encoding ComF family protein, with the protein product MQKPPPWDAAWVALRYEMPIDHLIHRFKYAGDRCAGKLCGRLLVDALPAGAQGDVLAVPMHRKRLAQRGFNHAASLARDVARARNLQCRTGAMRVRDTVSQVGLDAPARRRNLRDAFTVPTVPEAGRHAILVDDIYTTGATLAALSRACKRAGYGSVTVLCLARVPGAGRAV
- a CDS encoding GTPase domain-containing protein translates to MSDVNTTLNAMQAWSARAHEQGWLPDTVHAAILNHTPHDPTTLFADGAVSPLVLAFFGGTGVGKSSLLNRLAGEDVARSSAIRPTSREVTLYVHQDVALADLPEGIPVELTTVTRHRQDAHRNTLWIDTPDIDSVVTTHRDQVLAWLPYIDLLVYVVNPERYRDDAGWDLLKAHRHRHAWAFVINHWDRGDPAQRDDFVNVLARAAFENPAVFCTDCRDGGAPDDDFDALQAHVASHSDAMAIAAARQRSEATEQAAQAALRDACRDALGTDAAWSELERALARSQAAFAAHCETDTAISREHLLHRLFPTDPPPFWRQVLGDTDRPATAVSEVSLWTERSQSRLAGRLDELLIAASDRHLPTVPLRRALQRATEDAGVDIDGQATQALVAALEQPGTALQRAAVTLAQGVTIALPLVALVWVGWRVVQGFVSGAADETAYLGFDFLTNSAMLIALSAALPAVVAAAVRPSPRRAAQRALHRGVTAGCAAIDQGLAEQLARVKAERDRLLETL
- the radC gene encoding DNA repair protein RadC — translated: MGIRHWPASERPREKLLARGVASLSDGELLAILLRSGVRGHSAVSLGRNLLAVHGGLRAVMAADQSALCAQPGVGQATWSVLQACAEINRRCLWAAVDTRTGLDNPHAAADVLRAELAHLSHEVFACLWLDNRHRVLAFEVLFRGTLDSASVYPREVVKRALAVNAAAVIFAHNHPSGCAEPSAADRDITGALRRALALVSVRVLDHLVVGVSDTVSLAERGWLT
- a CDS encoding OmpA family protein, which codes for MQKAILVSALAATLYGCGITPKSAADACAPGDGYVVDGSGDTIVLTAAGERLRTGYWKADIHGPDCEAETAVPVTATTSDGDGDGDSDDTDSDTAAAAGSGEVERVRIDARVLFGFDSAVLTDAGKIELDLLISDMQQLDAIESVLVIGHTDSIGSTSYNQMLSERRAASVRDYIAANLSIDDITAEGRGEAEPIADNSTEAGRERNRRVEVLVDGTTEDAQQVAKEPVENKVSELIKKLTGG
- a CDS encoding GTPase domain-containing protein is translated as MTLSHTDAVARLIAAHRAAAADGPPDDADVLASLQLAASGLQKADWRESDPAHPVQVVVFGPTQSGKSTAVNLLLDAEAAGVSALAGHTVHAQAFHQGHTGTAQLDTFFEGYEATTPDALTAEALAVWSSQAVAGGDAPRTVWDTPDFDSLRSDTYLDAVARSLGLADVLLLVVSKDKYADHRVWEWLDLVAPLGKPLVVCVNKVDESSREVVVEALLARLASHPAGDPMPQVVLMPWFDAEQGPPELEVTALRRAVDDAVQQARARPARAGAQALIERCWSRWTDPLAAELGARAAFRAEVQDSADRVLAVYRSDFLEHPEHYETFQASLAEMLQLLEVPGLAGVLGQTRRLVTWPVRTVFGLAKRSRSSTRPESYELSLLQDRHSEALAGLIDFALVEATSGGDRADWWRAASQRLRADRADREAAFEAEIVRYRRDFEPEIQAAAQQLYAGLQDQPAVLNSLRAARFTADAAGVAFAVKTGGVGLADLAIAPAMLSVTTLLTESALGKYIDTVMNTLRDKQFDAVRTRLIDAEFVAGMDRALDALDGPGLYRVDEGDFQAIAAALGHAS